GGGATTCCTTTTTTCATATAACTAAGCCAGAATATCTTTAACAACATGACCATGAACATCGGTCAACCTAAACCTTCTTCCTAGGTGTTTGTGGGTTAATTTTTCATGATCTAATCCCATTAAATGCATAATAGTTGCATGTAAGTCATGAATATGAACGGGACTCTCTACAATATTATAACCAAGCTCATCTGTTTTTCCATAGGACAATCCGGCTTTTACACCTCCTCCGGCCATAAAAATACTATAGCAGCGTGGGTGATGATCTCGTCCGTAATTATCCTTTGTCAGTTTACCTTGGCAATAGTTGGTTCTACCGAACTCCCCACTCCATATGACCAAGGTTTCGTCTAACAGTCCACGTTGTTTTAAATCGGTTATCAATGCAGCAGATGCCGTATCTACATCTTTGGCTTGCCCCTTCATTTCTCCTACCAAATTGTTATGCTGATCCCAACCTTGATGGTATAGTTGAACAAAACGCACCCCGGATTCAGACAGTTTTCTAGCCAATAGGCAGTTTGCGGCATAAGTACCGGGCACCATACAATCTGGTCCGTATAATTTCTTAATATGGTCCGGTTCTTTGGATACATCCGTAATTTCAGGTACAGCCGTTTGCATTCTATATGCCATTTCGTACTGCTTAATTTTTGCTGGAATTTCCGGATCTCCAAACTCATCATACCCTAACTGGTTCAAAGAAGCCAGGTGGTCTAACATCTTACGACGTGTTTCCCTGTCCATCCCTTTTGGATCGTTCAGATACAAAATAGGATCTTCACTTGCACTTAACTGCACACCTTGGTGAGAACTATCCAAAAATCCATTGGACCATAATTTTGAGTATACCCCTTGCCCGTTACCTTTCCCTTTTGAAAGCAAAACGCAATATGCCGGTAAGTTTTGGTTCTCACTACCTAAGCCGTAACTAAACCACGAGCCAATACTGGGTCTATTCCCCACTTGTGCGCCTGTTTGCATAAATGTTAATGCCGGATCATGATTGATAGCATCTGTATGCATACTCTTAATGATACAAATATCATCTGTAATCTTACCTATATGAGGAAAAAGGTCACTTACCCAAGCACCCGATTTACCGTATTGTTTAAAACCGAATTTTGACCCCACCAACGGAAAGGATTCCTGGCCAGCGGTCATACCGGTTAGTTTTTGGTCTCCCCTAATAGAAGGTGGAAGTTCCTGCCCAAACATATCATTCAACTTGGGTTTGTAGTCAAAGCTCTCTAATTGCGAGGGAGCACCGTTTTGTACTAAAAGTATAATACGCTTTGCCTTAGCCGCAAAATGTTTTAACCCTAAAGGCAGTTGCTCCTCAGCCGCTTTTTTACTGGATAGTAAATCAGGCATTAAAAGTGAGCCCAATGCTACACCGCCCATTCCCATAGCCATTTTACCCAAAAAGTGTCTTCGGTTCGTATTCAAATAATGTTCAAAAACTTCTTTATCCATATCTTTTGATTGACCTTTACCCTTTTACAATTGTTTCCTCTAGATTGTAGATGGTATGAATGATTTGCATTAACGAGGCTACTTTCACCTCGTCCCGACCTTCTAGAATGGGGTATTCCCCTACTTCAATAAAACTTCTGGCCTTATCCTTATCCGCACTGAACGCTGCTTCTTGATCATGGTAGTAATCCACTAACATTTCTTTTTCCTCCGGTTTAATGTTTCTGCATAATATTCTACCAAAAGCTTTTTCTATTTTTTCCTCTACCGTGCCCTTTTCCTTTACCAACTTCTCTGACAATACTCTAGATGCCTCAAGAATAGTAGGATCGTTCAAAGCAATCAATGCTTGTAATGGAGTCATTGTTGATTGCCTTTTCACTTCGCATTGATCTCTTGTAGCCGCATCAAAAGTTAATTGCACTGGAGGTAATGTCGTTCGCTTTATAAAAATATAAATGCCTCTTCTGTATAAGTCTTTCCCATGATCCTGCACATAGTTTGCCAAAATACCACGGCCTGAGCTTGCCGCTTCCCAGATGCCATCTGGTTGATACACCTTAACACTTCGTCCTCCTATTTCATCATTCAATAATCCGCTTGTGGCCAGAGCATGATCACGTATAGTTTCCGCACTAAACCGTAAACGCGGCATATGAGACAGATACCTGTTGTCTGGATCAGCCGCTAATTTTTCTTTCGTAACCACAGAAGATTGTTTGTACGTTGAAGACATCACGATTTGTTTTACCAATCGTTTCATATCCCAATTATTCTCCATAAAATCTGCGGAAAGCCAGTTCAGCAAACCTATATGTGTAGGTAAGTCGCCCTGCATACCAAAATCGCCGGAAGACCTTACTATTCCTTCCCCAAATATCTCCTGCCAAACCCTATTCACAAATACCCTACTGGTCAATGGGTTTTTAGTATCAAAGAGCCATTTTGTTAATCCAAGACGATTGCTATCAAAAACTAACGTATCAAACTTCAACACCGATTCAGGTGTTCTTGGCTGAACAATTTCTCCTTTATCATCATAAACACCCCTGTTCAATACATGCGTAGTTCTAATGTCTGGTTTCTCTTCTATAACCATGACATCTACATTCTCTGGTGCTTTTTTATTTACAAACGGAAGATCTTTCGCAATTACCTCATCCGTTAATGTAATTAAGGGCGGTTCTGCCAAGACCTCTCCTAATGCCTTCTCGCGATGTACTACTTTATCGAAAAAAGCAAAAGTGCTGAAATAATCTTTCTGGCATATAGGATCGTACTTATGATCATGACATTTAGCACACTCCAAGGTCAATCCTAAAAAAGCCTTCCCAAAAGTGTTGGTTCTATCCGTTACGTTTTCAATTCTAAATTCTTCTTCAATAATACCTGCTTCTTGATTGATCTTATGGTTTCTATTAAAACCAGTTGCTAGAATAGTCTCTATATTTTTCTGAGGCATCAAGTCTCCTGCTAATTGATAGGTAACAAACTTTTCGTAACTATAATTTTCATTAAAGGCATGAATTACCCAATCTCTCCACGGCCACATGGTTCGTAACTGATCATTCTGAAAACCATGTGAGTCTGCATAGCGGGCCACATCTAACCAATGACTCGCCATTTTTTCGCCATAATGGTCGCTCGCCAATAGTTCATCTACAATGAGTTCATAAGCGTTGTCAGTATCATTTTGAATGAATTTTTCTCGCATTTCTGGCGATGGAGGTAACCCGGTAATATCTAAAGAAACCCTTTTTAGTAAGCGTTCCTTGTCCGCTATTTCATTTGGAGCTAAACCTACCTCATTGAGCTTTCGTAAAACAAACTGATCAATTTCATTGTTTACCCAATCAGAGGATACTTGCGGAGCCTCAGGTTTTTTAACAGGAATAAATGCCCAATGTGGTTCGTAAACGCTACCCTGCTCTATCCACTTTTTTAAAACCTTTATTTCATATTCAGAGAGTTTTAAATTTGAGTCTAAAGGTGGCATCAAGTCTGCGCTATCTTTGGCAATGATACGTTGATAAACAACCGATTTTTCAATATCCTTAGGTACTATAGCATATTCATTCTCCGAATCTTTCAATGCTTTGTACGCGCCTTCCGGAGTATCTAAACGTAGTTCTGCCGACCTTTTATTCGCATCCGGACCATGACAATTAAAACACTTATCCGAAAGGATGGGACGCACATCAAAATTATAATCGACCAATTCTGGAATTTTCTTCTCTGGAATAGAGGCGTACTGCCCTTCTTCTTTACAAGAAATCAAAAGCACACATAGAAAGACAATATGGAGAATAACTTTTCTCATAAACTATACTCTTTCTAGTTTTATAGGATAGGTTTTATTGGCATTCCATTGGCAGACGTAGATATTCTTATCATTATCAATACACACATCATGACAGTGATTAAAAAGAGGTATGTCTTGAACCATAAGTTGTAACTCACCATTTTCATAAACAGGAGCGGTACCGCCAGGATTGGAAACTACCTTATCCTCTTTATTTAAAATGGTGACGAAACCTGAATCTGGCGTTTGCTCTAAATATTTTAATCTAGACCAACATACTCCTGAGTACAGGTTAGCCCCATCTATTACTGGTCTGCACACAAAAGCACCCGGAAGAAAAATAGTGGATAAATACTTCCCGTCTAAGGTGTAACGCTTAAAAGAGTTATGTTTTCGAGAGGTGCACAATAGCGTAATATTATCAGGATCTCTATCATCAATGGTTACTCCATGAGCAGTTGAGAACAGATGGTCTTCCAACCCATGACCGCCAAATTTTCTGATAAATTCTCCATCTTTATTGTATTGTAAAATAAAATCCGAACCATACCCATCGGCCACATAAATATCACCGTTAGGAGCCACTGCAGTTTCTGTAGGACGGTATTTTTGATCTTTCTTATAAACTCCCGTTTCTCTTGGATCGGAAAGTTGCATCAACACTTTTCCATCCGTAGTCGTTTTTAGAATAGCTCCATCATTATCGGTTATAAAAAGCATGTCTTCTTCGCCTTCCTTAAAAAGCGTTAAGCCATGGGCTGATTTTAAATCATGCGTCCAAGTCTTTAAAAGCTTTCCGGATTTATCATAAACAATGACGTTATTTTTAACTTCATCGGTAACCATAATGAGTCGGCCTTTGGAGTCCATCACCATTTCATGACAATTCTTTATAGGTGTGGTTGCAGGGTTAAGATTACCCCACTCTTGATGAACACGATACGTAAAATTACCGTGACCAATTATTTGCTCCGATAATTTTGGCCTATTTATAATCCCAAAACTATACGTAGGAACAGTTAAGGCGGCACCTGCAATAGTTGATTTTTTAATAAAATTTCGTCTGGAGTTTATCATTAGATATATTTTAAATGCACAATAAAATATGCTTCTCAAAAATACCTAACCACTTAAAACCTTATGTAGACTAATTGTGCAAAAGGGTGTACTTTTTGTGTAACTAATACACTTAACCTATTTTTTTGGCACATAGTATGAAGGCGGATGCCCGAACTCTTTTTTAAATATACGACTGAAGTACCTGTTGTCATTATACCCTACCCTGAACGCTATTTCTTTTATACTAAGAGTGCCTTCTTGTAGCATTGGCACAGCTTTAGACAATTTGTGCGAATTGACATATTCTATAATAGTTTTTCCGGTGAGGGCTTGAATTTTTCGGTACAATTGCGACCGACCTATAGCTAGTTGATCACACAAATAATCGATTGAAAAATCTGGGTTTTCTAGATGTTCATCTATAACTTCGTTTACTTTTATCAAGTACTGGTCTACGGATGTTGACGGCTCAACAAACAACTCCTCTTTTTGGTATTTTTTTATTAGACGGTGCCTGGTTTTTAGACGATTTTGGATTTTCATCTTAATTTCGGAAACATTAAAAGGCTTCTCTATATAATCCTCTGCTCCTGTTTCCAACCCTTTCAATTTATTTTCTAATCCAGTTTTTGCTGTTAAGAACATTAATGGAATATGTGCAGTAAGTTCATTGGACTTTAATTGGTTCGCTACTTGAATTCCATCAAAAACCGGCATCATAATATCACTGATAACAATATCAGGAATATGTTCAAGAGCCAATTGAAAGCCGTCTTTACCATTATCTGCCTGAAGAATCACATAGTCATCAGATAGCTCTGTTGTCAAATAATTTCGGATATCCTCATTATCCTCAATTATTAAAATTACCGTTTCTCCAGATACAATTTCAGCGGATGGAGCTGGCACTTCCTCTACATTCGCTTCATAATTAGTATACCCTACAGGAAGTGTAATCGTAAAATGTGAACCCTTCCCTTCTTCACTTTCTAACTGTATATCACCTTTATGCAATTTCACCAATTCCGATATTAGGGAAAGCCCAATACCACTACTATATCCTTTATTTGGGGTTTCGTCCATTTGATAAAACCGCTCAAAAACCTTCTCTTGGTATTTTTTAGGAATGCCTGCTCCGTTGTCTATTACTTCTATTTTAAGGTCTCCATTTTGAACTTTATCATCCTTATCAATTTCAAGATTAGCATAGGTGGCTTTCAAACTAATCCTTCCATTTTTCGCGGTAAACTTGAACGCATTGGAAACCAAATTAGTGACAATTTTTTCAATAATATCCTCATCAAAATATAACGTACAATCCGTCTCGGAGGTTTCACAATTAAAGTCTATGTTTTTCTCCTTTGCCCAATATTCATAGGCAGTATTCATATTTGTACAGACTAAAAGTTCATCATGTGGTTTAATTCGTAATTGTTGATTTCCCTCCAGTTTTCTAAAATCCAAAATCTGATTTACCAGTTCCAATAAACGATTACTGTTCCTATGCATCATTTGCAAAACCTTAGTATCTGGTTTTACCCCTCTCCTAATGTACTTGTCCAACGGGGAAGTAATTAGTGTTAAGGGCGTTCGCAATTCGTGTGAGATATTCGTAAAAAACCGAAGTTTCATCTGTGCTAATTCTTCAAATTGATATACTCGCTGTTTTTCAATTTCAAACATGTTTTTTGTTCTTTCCCGTAACAAGAAGAACCTAAAACCCCAAAATGCAACTAATAAAACCAACAAGCCCGCAAGGATTTGCACCCATAAGCGTTCCCAAAATGGAGGCGTTACAGCAATGCTCAAACTTTTTAATTTATCTGTCCAAATACCATCTTCGTTGGTTGCCTTTAGCAGAAAATTATAATTTCCAGAAGGTAAATTGGTATAGGTGGCCCTAGTTCCATTAGCAATGGTCCAATCCTCATCAAATCCTTCTAGTTTGTAGGCGTACTGACAACGTTGTGCATTCTCATACTGAATAGCTTGAAAACCAAGTTCTATCTTTTGATCTTTGTAAGACAGTTGTAAATGGTCTTCTACTTCAATGCTCTTTTCTATATAACTACTATTGGGCGAAACCAATTCATTGTTTACCCATAATTTTGAAATATAAACCGATGGTGTTTTGCTACTAGGCACAACTTTTTTGGGGTCAAAAGTCATTAACCCTTCTTTGGTAGCAAAAACCAAATGACCCTCATCCGTCATTAAACTTGAGACGCCTATTTTTTGCGATATGAGTCCGTCTTGCTCATTTAAAATACGCACTATATTATTCTTTGCATCTAGTTTAATAAGTCCGTTTCTGGTTCCTAACCACAAATTGCCTTCATAATCCTGTTCTATTCTATTTATGATTCTATCTTTTAAAAGGCTATTATCATACTGAATAAAGGTATCCTTT
This genomic interval from Zobellia roscoffensis contains the following:
- a CDS encoding DUF1501 domain-containing protein: MDKEVFEHYLNTNRRHFLGKMAMGMGGVALGSLLMPDLLSSKKAAEEQLPLGLKHFAAKAKRIILLVQNGAPSQLESFDYKPKLNDMFGQELPPSIRGDQKLTGMTAGQESFPLVGSKFGFKQYGKSGAWVSDLFPHIGKITDDICIIKSMHTDAINHDPALTFMQTGAQVGNRPSIGSWFSYGLGSENQNLPAYCVLLSKGKGNGQGVYSKLWSNGFLDSSHQGVQLSASEDPILYLNDPKGMDRETRRKMLDHLASLNQLGYDEFGDPEIPAKIKQYEMAYRMQTAVPEITDVSKEPDHIKKLYGPDCMVPGTYAANCLLARKLSESGVRFVQLYHQGWDQHNNLVGEMKGQAKDVDTASAALITDLKQRGLLDETLVIWSGEFGRTNYCQGKLTKDNYGRDHHPRCYSIFMAGGGVKAGLSYGKTDELGYNIVESPVHIHDLHATIMHLMGLDHEKLTHKHLGRRFRLTDVHGHVVKDILA
- a CDS encoding PSD1 and planctomycete cytochrome C domain-containing protein, translating into MRKVILHIVFLCVLLISCKEEGQYASIPEKKIPELVDYNFDVRPILSDKCFNCHGPDANKRSAELRLDTPEGAYKALKDSENEYAIVPKDIEKSVVYQRIIAKDSADLMPPLDSNLKLSEYEIKVLKKWIEQGSVYEPHWAFIPVKKPEAPQVSSDWVNNEIDQFVLRKLNEVGLAPNEIADKERLLKRVSLDITGLPPSPEMREKFIQNDTDNAYELIVDELLASDHYGEKMASHWLDVARYADSHGFQNDQLRTMWPWRDWVIHAFNENYSYEKFVTYQLAGDLMPQKNIETILATGFNRNHKINQEAGIIEEEFRIENVTDRTNTFGKAFLGLTLECAKCHDHKYDPICQKDYFSTFAFFDKVVHREKALGEVLAEPPLITLTDEVIAKDLPFVNKKAPENVDVMVIEEKPDIRTTHVLNRGVYDDKGEIVQPRTPESVLKFDTLVFDSNRLGLTKWLFDTKNPLTSRVFVNRVWQEIFGEGIVRSSGDFGMQGDLPTHIGLLNWLSADFMENNWDMKRLVKQIVMSSTYKQSSVVTKEKLAADPDNRYLSHMPRLRFSAETIRDHALATSGLLNDEIGGRSVKVYQPDGIWEAASSGRGILANYVQDHGKDLYRRGIYIFIKRTTLPPVQLTFDAATRDQCEVKRQSTMTPLQALIALNDPTILEASRVLSEKLVKEKGTVEEKIEKAFGRILCRNIKPEEKEMLVDYYHDQEAAFSADKDKARSFIEVGEYPILEGRDEVKVASLMQIIHTIYNLEETIVKG
- a CDS encoding twin-arginine translocation signal domain-containing protein, with the protein product MINSRRNFIKKSTIAGAALTVPTYSFGIINRPKLSEQIIGHGNFTYRVHQEWGNLNPATTPIKNCHEMVMDSKGRLIMVTDEVKNNVIVYDKSGKLLKTWTHDLKSAHGLTLFKEGEEDMLFITDNDGAILKTTTDGKVLMQLSDPRETGVYKKDQKYRPTETAVAPNGDIYVADGYGSDFILQYNKDGEFIRKFGGHGLEDHLFSTAHGVTIDDRDPDNITLLCTSRKHNSFKRYTLDGKYLSTIFLPGAFVCRPVIDGANLYSGVCWSRLKYLEQTPDSGFVTILNKEDKVVSNPGGTAPVYENGELQLMVQDIPLFNHCHDVCIDNDKNIYVCQWNANKTYPIKLERV
- a CDS encoding hybrid sensor histidine kinase/response regulator transcription factor, which codes for MLRAPSFLFLFIAVVRVGFPALIYGQENTNDFEITHFQLPIETSTSHILEDRYGFIWIASTNGLWRFDGGNFKNYSKNEHEQTSITDNHISYLFEDSAGTLWIGTYGGGLLKYDREYDRFQRFVHDDNNPESLSFNEVRVIYETSDHSFYIGTDGGGLNLMNRDTGTFKRYQHDASDRGSISHNNVLDIQEDDNGRLFVGTWIGLNIFDPNTGKFNRLTQDTPGAFHAYALLQFYEQLLVSNTKLYSVDKNNQFHNVDFIFKRANDIAPDKENNCWLVRNDEIAIVGPDFDLKKRISLNDRFSEGPFSLNRIFHSTSKEDSWVLDYAGHFFHIKKSIKIFEPFMSSNNGSKILQTKANYWIFQDGDVKIYSKKDFTFIKELKGFEHRTYMSSYDEETVWVVDNDTIYSFTEDGEVLTKEPRKPAELFGLLETSEGLVWTGEVLGARIYNPKTNETVYFDCDPNDPDGIGYFHRANELFEDYKNQIWIGTNGDGVKRYVPNGNKFVHYRHEIGNTATVNNNFINVIFEDRDRKLWVGTNSGLCSYDVEKDTFIQYDNSLLKDRIINRIEQDYEGNLWLGTRNGLIKLDAKNNIVRILNEQDGLISQKIGVSSLMTDEGHLVFATKEGLMTFDPKKVVPSSKTPSVYISKLWVNNELVSPNSSYIEKSIEVEDHLQLSYKDQKIELGFQAIQYENAQRCQYAYKLEGFDEDWTIANGTRATYTNLPSGNYNFLLKATNEDGIWTDKLKSLSIAVTPPFWERLWVQILAGLLVLLVAFWGFRFFLLRERTKNMFEIEKQRVYQFEELAQMKLRFFTNISHELRTPLTLITSPLDKYIRRGVKPDTKVLQMMHRNSNRLLELVNQILDFRKLEGNQQLRIKPHDELLVCTNMNTAYEYWAKEKNIDFNCETSETDCTLYFDEDIIEKIVTNLVSNAFKFTAKNGRISLKATYANLEIDKDDKVQNGDLKIEVIDNGAGIPKKYQEKVFERFYQMDETPNKGYSSGIGLSLISELVKLHKGDIQLESEEGKGSHFTITLPVGYTNYEANVEEVPAPSAEIVSGETVILIIEDNEDIRNYLTTELSDDYVILQADNGKDGFQLALEHIPDIVISDIMMPVFDGIQVANQLKSNELTAHIPLMFLTAKTGLENKLKGLETGAEDYIEKPFNVSEIKMKIQNRLKTRHRLIKKYQKEELFVEPSTSVDQYLIKVNEVIDEHLENPDFSIDYLCDQLAIGRSQLYRKIQALTGKTIIEYVNSHKLSKAVPMLQEGTLSIKEIAFRVGYNDNRYFSRIFKKEFGHPPSYYVPKK